In Trifolium pratense cultivar HEN17-A07 linkage group LG7, ARS_RC_1.1, whole genome shotgun sequence, a genomic segment contains:
- the LOC123897776 gene encoding NADPH:quinone oxidoreductase-like, translating into MAATMIKVAALSGSLRKASYHSGLIRAAIELSKGSIEGIEIEFIDISNLPMLNTDLENNGTYPPLVEAFRNKILQADSILFASPEYNYSITALLKNAIDWASRPPNVWAGKAAAIVSAGADFGGGRSHYHLRQVGVYIDLHFINKPEFFLKAFEPPAKFNDDGDLITEEAKDKLKQVLLSLQAFTLKLQGKN; encoded by the exons ATGGCAGCAACAATGATCAAAGTAGCAGCTCTTTCTGGTTCTCTCAGAAAAGCTTCATACCACTCAGGCCTTATCCGTGCAG CAATTGAGTTGAGCAAAGGATCCATTGAAGGCATTGAAATTGAGTTCATTGATATTTCAAATCTACCTATGTTGAACACTGATCTTGAGAACAATGGAACTTATCCACCTTTAGTTGAGGCTTTTCGCAACAAGATTCTTCAAGCTGATAGTATTCTTTTTGCTTCTCCTGAGTATAATTACTCTATCACAG CACTATTGAAGAATGCAATTGATTGGGCATCTAGACCTCCAAATGTTTGGGCAGGCAAAGCTGCCGCAATAGTAAGCGCGGGAGCAGACTTTGGTGGCGGTAGATCGCACTATCATCTACGCCAAGTTGGAGTGTATATTGATCTTCATTTCATCAATAAACCCGAGTTCTTTCTAAAAGCATTTGAACCCCCTGCAAAGTTTAACGATGATGGCGATTTGATTACTGAAGAGGCCAAGGATAAGTTGAAACAAGTTCTTTTATCTTTGCAAGCATTTACTCTAAAACTTCAGGGCAAAAATTGA